In the Arachis ipaensis cultivar K30076 chromosome B10, Araip1.1, whole genome shotgun sequence genome, one interval contains:
- the LOC107622335 gene encoding (3S,6E)-nerolidol synthase 1, translating into MDILYANQTVMLKEAKQVMKKLISEDPMESLYMVDLIQRLGIEHHFQEDIEAALEKQHFIVSTDPIDFFQSHQLDNVALSFRLLRQGGYSLNADIFERLKKNKVQLREAYGEDVKSLIAVHEAAQLSIGEEDISLEDSGRLCRELLHSWLQSRHHHHHEAQYVAISLQQPLHHNLPRFMDKTILLRNFKPDKESVCFMELAEINSSIVRLMNQHEALQVSKWWKGEAMSKEPTFGGYEALKWYMWPMACFTDPSFSEQRIELTKCISLVYLIDDIFDVYGTLDQLILFTDAVKRWELVGTEQLPEFMKICLRALYKITNDFAEKVYKKQGLNPIDTVKNSWIRLSNAFLEERHWLNSGELPKTEEYLKHAVVSTGVHVVLVHAFFLLHQNITHKSLAIFDDFPNIIYSVAKILRLSDDLEGYKNKNETGFDGSYIECYMREHQEVSAEDAQKHVEELISMEWKRLNRQVVLSTDHQFSSSYTKFCLNAARMVPLMYHYRTNPSLSNLHQYVKSIAKCQ; encoded by the exons ATG GATATTTTATATGCAAATCAAACTGTAATGCTGAAGGAGGCTAAGCAAGTAATGAAGAAACTTATTAGCGAGGATCCAATGGAGAGTTTGTACATGGTTGACTTAATCCAAAGGCTTGGCATTGAACACCACTTTCAAGAGGACATTGAAGCTGCACTTGAGAAGCAACATTTCATAGTGAGCACAGATCCCATTGATTTTTTCCAAAGCCATCAACTTGACAATGTTGCACTCTCCTTCCGTTTACTCAGACAAGGAGGTTATTCCCTTAATGCAG ATATATTtgagaggttgaagaagaacaaAGTGCAGTTGAGAGAAGCATATGGTGAAGATGTGAAGAGTCTCATAGCGGTACATGAAGCAGCGCAGCTAAGCATTGGAGAAGAAGATATTTCTCTTGAGGATTCGGGGCGCCTCTGCCGCGAGCTTCTTCATTCATGGCTGCAGTCaaggcatcatcatcatcatgaagctcaATATGTTGCAATCTCTCTCCAGCAACCACTTCATCACAACCTGCCTAGATTCATGGACAAAACCATTTTGCTTAGGAATTTCAAGCCCGACAAGGAATCTGTGTGTTTTATGGAACTTGCAGAAATCAATTCCTCCATAGTTAGGCTCATGAACCAGCATGAAGCCCTTCAAGTTTCAAA ATGGTGGAAAGGGGAAGCTATGTCGAAGGAGCCGACATTTGGAGGGTATGAAGCTCTAAAATGGTACATGTGGCCCATGGCGTGCTTCACAGATCCGAGCTTTTCAGAGCAAAGGATTGAGCTCACGAAATGCATCTCGCTAGTATACCTAATTGATGACATTTTCGATGTTTATGGCACGTTGGATCAGCTAATTCTATTTACTGATGCGGTCAAGAG GTGGGAATTGGTGGGAACAGAGCAGCTTCCAGAATTCATGAAAATTTGTCTGCGTGCTCTTTATAAAATTACCAACGATTTCGCTGAAAAAGTCTACAAAAAGCAAGGATTGAATCCCATAGATACTGTTAAAAATTCG TGGATACGACTATCGAATGCGTTCTTGGAAGAGAGACATTGGTTGAATTCTGGTGAACTGCCAAAGACAGAGGAGTACCTGAAGCATGCAGTTGTAAGCACAGGAGTGCACGTGGTGCTTGTCCATgcatttttccttttgcatcaaaATATAACACACAAATCTCTAGCAATTTTTGACGACTTTCCAAACATTATATACTCCGTGGCCAAAATCCTTCGACTTAGTGATGATTTAGAAGGATACAAG AACAAAAATGAAACGGGGTTTGATGGGTCATACATTGAGTGCTACATGAGAGAACATCAAGAGGTTTCAGCTGAAGACGCACAAAAGCATGTTGAGGAGCTGATTTCAATGGAATGGAAACGTCTCAATAGACAAGTAGTGTTGAGCACAGATCaccaattttcatcttcatataCCAAATTCTGCTTGAATGCTGCTAGAATGGTCCCTCTAATGTACCATTACCGCACCAATCCAAGCCTTTCCAACCTGCATCAATATGTCAAGTCTATTGCCAAATGCCAATAA